AACAGCTCACAATCGGCGAAATCTAGGAGACCGTCCTAGATCGAAGTCAAACTCCCGAACCGCAACTCCCGTTGGCCAAGTATCCGCTTGAAGTGCGACATCCCGCAAGTCGTCTGGGAGCAGCACTCGATACGACACGACGGACAACTTGGAGATGTCTGCGTCTTTTTTCACGAGTCTCCGCACTTTGGGTAGCTCAGAGAGCTCAAGACATTCCTGGGTCATTTCGGCGATTTCCAAGTCGGTATGACAGGGATCTAGACGACCAAGGTACACCCAGAACAAATCCCTTTCACTGACCACTGTTTTGATCTGGTGCTGGATCGTGCGCGTTCCGCAGACTGGTTTGACCTTCGCCGGAGGTTCCTTTTCTTCGTCGTCTTCTCGTTCGCGTTTTGAGCCCGGGTAAACGACGTTTGCGTAACTCTGCTCAACCTTCTTTTCCTTCAGCTGACCGGAGAGCTCGGTCACGATACCGCTGAGCTTGTCAACCGCTTCACTCAGCTTAGCGACGTCAGTCGCTTGACCCGAATCTTCATCAACATCCATCGACTGTACGAATTGGTCGAAACGACCTGCGCAGCCATCACAAAGCCAGTAACAGTTTTTTTGGAACTTTCCGATGGCCTCAAATGCGGTACGATTGAGGCCGTCGATACACGACCGGTGAAATGCCGAGGCGCAGCTACGGCAGACCATCTTCTCGATCCCAGTGATTTCCACCTCACAGGTCTTGCACTCGGTGGCCATCTTGTACGGGTCGGGTGTGATGATGTTTCACAACGGCAGCATACAGGTAAACCGCAATCAATGCACTGTACTCCAACAGATCGTCACAGAACGGTCACTCAGGATCAATGGTAATTAAGAAAATTGGACGAAAACGCGAATTTACAAACGTAAATCGATTAAAAAGTATACGCGACACAAacttggatgtaaacaaacataagcagtgttgccaaaaaaaaagcatttgagAAGCTTCTCGATCAGCAAATGGCGAACTACATCGACAACAACCATCTTCTAACAGAACATCAAGCAGGTTTCCGGAAGGACCAAAGCATCAAAACTGCAGCGCTCCGCGTCCATGACGATTTGGCGTCGACAATCGACAAGCGTGGTGTTGGCGTACTGGTCCTGTTGGATTTCTCAAAAGCTTTCGATACCATCCCCCACAACAAACTACTGAACAAGCTGGAAACCTAATTCAACTTCTCTTCGAGTGCCTTGAACCTAATGAACTCCTACCTTCGAAGTCGGAAGCAGACAGTGTTCTGTGATAACTGGACAGGATCAATAATCGGTCCTCGATTGTTCTGTTGCCAGAATGTTGCCGACTGGTCGAACCGAAATCGTATGCCCGTAAATCCCGCTAAAAGCAAGGCCCTTTTCATTCAAACCGCAA
This sequence is a window from Culex pipiens pallens isolate TS unplaced genomic scaffold, TS_CPP_V2 Cpp_Un0210, whole genome shotgun sequence. Protein-coding genes within it:
- the LOC120432093 gene encoding uncharacterized protein LOC120432093, with amino-acid sequence MATECKTCEVEITGIEKMVCRSCASAFHRSCIDGLNRTAFEAIGKFQKNCYWLCDGCAGRFDQFVQSMDVDEDSGQATDVAKLSEAVDKLSGIVTELSGQLKEKKVEQSYANVVYPGSKREREDDEEKEPPAKVKPVCGTRTIQHQIKTVVSERDLFWVYLGRLDPCHTDLEIAEMTQECLELSELPKVRRLVKKDADISKLSVVSYRVLLPDDLRDVALQADTWPTGVAVREFDFDLGRSPRFRRL